The following coding sequences are from one Mesorhizobium onobrychidis window:
- a CDS encoding Wzz/FepE/Etk N-terminal domain-containing protein, which produces MFATDHFVVQPSRSPHQPIPPKDRDELTAKDILRFVRSSWRLCLLWMVVSLGVGGAYAVLSPGYYTAYATILLSSPPASQPGEAEADERVYVESQIQVIQSDEVVGRVVDHTGLAEDEEFVMDDSLRARISSYVRSQLASLFGTELPTAEPNIRHEAMVLVRRAFSVHQLGSSRAVEIGVTSSDPQFSAMLANAIAGGYIGSQRERRQAARAEETSDLHKRLAELREKAFVTEPLKKPPSDPESAERARVLFREQQSAAEVYRSLYNALLQRAHSDFSASSLIPSARVITAAESPRQRSWPPTVLMVALSVMAGGVAGVGHALIRQAMNHRLITVEDVHRSTGLDRIVGIPRIPRRRWNVVGPCEQSLQPVYSKNAPELHSSLSKIATRMRGVQGRQSGFVIGVASPLGKSGSSTVAVHLARIIAATGQKTLLVDANWQKPSMDQPMLNAEPGRKLARAFATIPADQEGLEVLVLRPTGSISDLNASLSISAALQHLLQEYSCIVVDFHSTDRTADLEAAMGVISEVLLVLKARRTFADHLEGILRIIPAEKLSAVILTRINRAAFSPNREYRP; this is translated from the coding sequence TTGTGAGCCTTGGTGTCGGCGGCGCATATGCGGTCCTTTCGCCTGGATATTACACCGCCTATGCGACGATCCTCCTTTCATCTCCGCCCGCTTCGCAACCGGGCGAAGCTGAGGCAGATGAGCGGGTCTATGTAGAGAGCCAGATACAGGTCATTCAGTCGGACGAGGTCGTCGGACGCGTTGTTGACCACACTGGCTTAGCGGAAGACGAAGAGTTTGTGATGGATGACAGCTTGCGCGCGCGGATCTCCAGCTATGTGCGGAGCCAATTGGCGTCTCTCTTCGGCACCGAGCTGCCGACGGCGGAGCCAAATATTCGGCATGAGGCGATGGTCCTTGTGAGGCGCGCGTTTTCCGTTCATCAGCTGGGTTCCTCCCGCGCCGTCGAGATCGGGGTCACCTCTTCCGATCCTCAGTTCTCGGCCATGCTCGCGAACGCGATCGCCGGCGGTTACATCGGAAGTCAGCGCGAACGCCGGCAGGCGGCTCGCGCGGAAGAAACATCTGATCTGCACAAGCGGCTGGCGGAACTTCGGGAAAAGGCTTTTGTGACCGAACCACTGAAGAAACCCCCATCAGACCCTGAATCTGCGGAGAGGGCAAGAGTCCTTTTCCGCGAGCAGCAGAGCGCGGCCGAGGTTTATCGCTCGCTTTACAATGCCCTTCTGCAGCGGGCCCACTCCGATTTTAGCGCCTCGTCGCTGATCCCGAGCGCAAGGGTTATCACGGCGGCCGAATCACCTCGCCAACGCAGTTGGCCGCCAACGGTCCTGATGGTAGCGCTCTCCGTTATGGCCGGTGGGGTTGCCGGCGTTGGTCATGCATTGATCAGGCAAGCAATGAACCACCGCCTTATAACGGTCGAGGATGTGCACAGGTCGACCGGCCTTGATCGGATTGTAGGGATCCCCAGAATTCCCCGCCGCAGGTGGAATGTTGTGGGGCCATGCGAGCAGTCTTTGCAGCCCGTCTACTCAAAGAACGCTCCCGAGCTTCACAGCTCGCTGAGCAAGATTGCCACCCGGATGCGCGGAGTTCAGGGCCGCCAAAGCGGATTTGTAATCGGCGTTGCTTCACCCCTCGGCAAGTCCGGAAGCTCCACGGTGGCGGTTCATCTCGCAAGGATCATTGCGGCGACCGGGCAAAAGACACTGCTCGTTGACGCCAATTGGCAAAAGCCATCAATGGACCAGCCAATGCTGAACGCGGAGCCAGGTCGCAAGCTCGCCAGGGCGTTTGCCACCATTCCCGCGGATCAGGAAGGGCTGGAAGTTCTGGTTCTCAGGCCCACGGGGTCAATCTCCGACTTGAATGCCTCGCTCTCCATCTCCGCTGCACTCCAGCATCTGCTGCAAGAATACAGTTGTATAGTGGTTGATTTTCACAGCACCGACCGCACCGCTGATCTGGAAGCGGCCATGGGCGTCATCAGCGAGGTCCTCCTGGTGCTGAAGGCACGCCGCACTTTCGCGGACCACCTCGAGGGAATCCTGCGCATCATCCCTGCAGAGAAACTCTCGGCAGTAATTTTGACCAGGATCAACCGTGCGGCTTTCAGTCCTAACCGGGAATACAGGCCATGA
- a CDS encoding O-antigen ligase family protein: MTSPATLSRRKGSEPVDLVCSHSPDVLDYTLFLSGIWLACALAISLRLLGPFFIVIPVGVCLAYAVLRQTVPPRLLAVYTAFCLFIALLSRYGLMPDSWQVHFLQEAVIRQIVPIVGFFAVAWASKAYFRRRLMNGNAFFGAPVFLFLSLVVAPAVMFQQDVQYQGASPQATIPILYGSLINNMVIAAFFIAGGIFLTNDWRRYGGILLLLGIALASPLAQFKVLAVTMIVILIGVPGRLMAAALATALTSAYAVGLNFIPQTFALDPNAGIRLAFISDALASLADTYGFGIGFGKESVRWRYEFPGFEDITFLPDTRNITHAKMLEILSTGIHNSFFQAILRTGVIGFILIVSAILVAFPPNRLPRGVSNHASTVFITIFLAMFVNPVLESPVQIVGIAFSYGYLIALRASVPALAVEPPPFEAGRTQHCACSYI, from the coding sequence ATGACCTCGCCAGCGACATTGTCACGCAGGAAGGGTTCAGAGCCGGTCGACCTCGTTTGCAGCCATTCCCCTGACGTGCTCGACTACACCCTCTTTCTCTCCGGCATTTGGCTGGCCTGCGCCCTCGCAATATCCCTGCGCCTGCTTGGCCCTTTCTTCATAGTGATCCCGGTCGGTGTCTGTCTGGCCTATGCCGTGCTGCGGCAGACGGTGCCGCCTCGTCTGCTGGCGGTCTACACCGCCTTCTGCCTCTTCATTGCCCTGCTGTCCAGATACGGGCTGATGCCGGATTCCTGGCAGGTTCACTTCCTTCAAGAAGCAGTCATAAGGCAAATCGTCCCGATTGTAGGATTCTTCGCCGTCGCATGGGCATCCAAGGCTTATTTCCGCCGCAGGCTGATGAATGGCAATGCCTTTTTTGGTGCACCCGTTTTCCTGTTCCTGTCTCTCGTTGTCGCTCCGGCGGTGATGTTTCAGCAGGACGTGCAATATCAGGGCGCATCTCCGCAAGCCACGATACCGATTCTTTATGGTTCGCTGATCAATAACATGGTCATTGCCGCGTTTTTCATTGCAGGCGGTATTTTTCTGACGAACGACTGGCGCCGATACGGCGGCATTTTGCTCTTATTGGGAATAGCCCTCGCCAGCCCCTTGGCTCAGTTCAAGGTGCTCGCGGTCACGATGATCGTCATTCTAATTGGCGTGCCCGGCCGGTTGATGGCCGCAGCTCTGGCGACCGCACTGACTTCGGCCTATGCCGTCGGGCTGAACTTCATACCTCAAACCTTTGCTCTGGACCCGAACGCCGGGATCCGACTCGCGTTCATTTCGGACGCACTCGCATCCCTTGCGGATACGTACGGATTTGGAATCGGATTTGGGAAGGAATCGGTCCGATGGCGATATGAGTTTCCCGGGTTCGAGGATATTACCTTTCTTCCTGACACCAGGAATATTACGCATGCCAAAATGCTTGAGATACTCTCGACAGGAATTCACAATTCGTTCTTTCAAGCCATATTGCGGACGGGGGTCATTGGTTTCATTTTGATCGTGTCTGCCATTTTGGTGGCCTTCCCGCCAAATCGACTGCCACGCGGTGTTAGCAATCATGCGTCCACAGTCTTCATCACGATTTTCCTCGCCATGTTCGTCAATCCAGTCCTGGAGAGCCCTGTCCAGATTGTGGGAATTGCTTTCTCATACGGCTATTTGATTGCACTTCGCGCCAGCGTTCCGGCCTTGGCTGTGGAACCCCCTCCATTTGAAGCTGGTCGAACGCAGCATTGCGCTTGTTCATATATCTGA